The following are encoded in a window of Sinomonas cyclohexanicum genomic DNA:
- a CDS encoding MOSC domain-containing protein, translating into MKTARVVAVCRVHQLLPDAGTVGVTGIDKRPVEGPLRVRRLGVYGDVQADRANHGGEDKAVYAYSEDDAALWARELGREIPPGYFGENLRLDGITASNAVIGERWRFSTGAVLEVTMPRIPCATFARHVGEDGWVSWFTRAGLSGAYLRVVTPGDVEAGTQLTVEHVPDHGVRVGSWLADPTREKAEALLDAEADGDLRLAPALRTYVVAAAERLPSGE; encoded by the coding sequence ATGAAGACAGCCCGCGTCGTCGCCGTGTGCCGAGTCCACCAGCTCCTCCCGGACGCCGGGACGGTCGGCGTGACGGGCATCGACAAGCGGCCCGTCGAGGGGCCCCTGCGGGTGCGCCGGCTCGGAGTGTACGGCGACGTGCAGGCGGACCGCGCCAACCACGGCGGCGAGGACAAGGCCGTCTACGCCTACTCGGAGGACGACGCCGCACTGTGGGCGCGCGAGCTCGGCCGCGAGATCCCGCCGGGGTACTTCGGGGAGAACCTCCGACTCGACGGGATCACGGCGAGCAACGCCGTGATCGGCGAGCGCTGGCGGTTCTCCACCGGCGCGGTCCTCGAAGTCACCATGCCGCGCATCCCCTGCGCGACGTTCGCCCGGCACGTGGGGGAGGACGGCTGGGTCTCCTGGTTCACCCGCGCGGGCCTTTCGGGAGCCTACCTTCGGGTCGTGACGCCCGGCGACGTCGAGGCGGGGACCCAGCTCACGGTTGAGCATGTCCCGGACCACGGGGTCCGGGTGGGGTCCTGGCTCGCGGACCCCACTCGCGAGAAGGCAGAGGCCCTCCTGGACGCAGAGGCCGACGGCGATCTCCGGCTCGCCCCGGCGCTGCGGACGTATGTCGTCGCCGCTGCCGAGCGGCTCCCGAGCGGCGAGTAG
- a CDS encoding response regulator yields MSHPADSAAPAVLVVEDETRFARALQINLRVHGYEAITVPTGEAALEAAAAHPVDIVVLDLGLPGIDGIEVIRRLRAWTDVPIIVLSARHGSEDKVEALDAGADDYVTKPFGLEELLARLRAAARRGQRVGEAPRVQTGDLSVDLAARRVLVKGSEVRLTPTEWNILALLVRRAGQLVTQREILTQVWGPAYERETQYLRVYLAQLRRKLEDDPAHPRHLHTEAGMGYRFDP; encoded by the coding sequence ATGAGCCATCCCGCAGATTCCGCGGCGCCCGCCGTCCTCGTGGTCGAGGACGAGACGCGGTTCGCGCGGGCCCTGCAGATCAACCTCCGCGTCCACGGCTACGAGGCGATCACGGTGCCCACCGGCGAGGCCGCGCTCGAGGCCGCCGCCGCGCATCCCGTCGACATCGTGGTGCTGGACCTCGGGCTGCCAGGGATCGACGGCATCGAGGTGATCCGCCGGCTGCGCGCCTGGACCGATGTTCCGATCATTGTGCTCTCGGCGCGCCACGGCTCGGAGGACAAGGTCGAGGCGCTCGACGCCGGCGCCGACGACTATGTGACCAAGCCGTTCGGCCTTGAGGAGCTGCTGGCCCGGCTGCGGGCGGCCGCCCGCCGCGGGCAGCGCGTGGGAGAGGCCCCGCGGGTCCAGACGGGAGACCTGAGCGTGGACCTCGCGGCACGACGCGTGCTCGTCAAGGGGAGCGAGGTGCGGCTCACGCCGACGGAGTGGAACATCCTCGCGCTCCTCGTGCGGCGTGCGGGACAGCTCGTCACCCAGCGGGAGATCCTCACCCAGGTGTGGGGTCCGGCATACGAGAGGGAGACGCAGTACCTCCGGGTCTACCTCGCCCAGCTGCGCCGGAAGCTCGAGGACGATCCAGCGCATCCGCGCCACCTCCACACGGAGGCGGGGATGGGCTACCGGTTCGACCCCTAG
- a CDS encoding sensor histidine kinase produces the protein MNQRIPLLPAPGNRLRLTELWVLDRRRTVVGLVLAIVVPPLVQLLLDPLVAPDRAGRGITLAILVQLLAVVLVALVGGLLPAVLAAVVASLALNWFATEPVGSFSVARPQALLELGVFVVVACAVALAVGAATRRYEQATRAQAEAAAMSELALGILGSSGGIDEFLERVRATLGLRAVTLLARRAGAAADDAGPVTSGAAVRRGRVVAESAVAEWDVVGTAGEAPPVSYAAADDSVAPDGYYTLLAGGHPLDDGQRRTLAAFGVYLVAMRERAQLAHSREANRRLEEGNSIRTAILQAVSHDLRTPLAGIKLSVSSLRQPSVAFTPDEESELLGTIEDYTDRLTHVVANLLDMSRISADNVRPLLRAVAWRDVLPRGLAGQERVVDLIPANAPAVEADPVLLERVIANLVENALRYAPGGAVELMARSGTEDSGGRPCGVLRVVDHGEGIPPEDLLAVFRPFQRLGDDTAKGGVGLGLAVAKGFVEAMGGRIEAEETPGGGLTMSVSLPLSDGPARPQPHGVAG, from the coding sequence ATGAACCAGCGGATTCCCCTCCTCCCGGCACCGGGGAACCGGCTCCGCCTGACGGAGCTGTGGGTCCTCGACCGGAGGCGGACCGTGGTCGGACTCGTCCTGGCCATCGTGGTGCCGCCCCTGGTCCAGCTCCTCCTCGATCCGCTCGTGGCTCCCGACCGCGCCGGCCGCGGCATTACCCTCGCGATCCTCGTCCAGCTGCTCGCCGTGGTCCTCGTGGCACTCGTGGGCGGACTGCTGCCAGCCGTGCTCGCGGCCGTGGTGGCCAGCCTCGCGCTGAACTGGTTCGCCACGGAGCCGGTGGGCAGCTTCAGTGTGGCCCGGCCACAGGCGCTCCTCGAGCTCGGGGTGTTCGTCGTCGTCGCGTGCGCCGTCGCGCTCGCGGTGGGTGCCGCGACGCGCCGGTACGAGCAGGCCACCCGCGCACAGGCCGAGGCGGCGGCGATGAGCGAGCTCGCCCTCGGGATCCTCGGTTCCTCGGGCGGGATCGACGAGTTCCTGGAACGGGTGCGCGCTACTCTCGGGCTGCGCGCCGTGACTCTCCTCGCGCGGCGTGCCGGCGCTGCAGCGGACGACGCCGGCCCGGTCACCTCGGGCGCTGCAGTCCGGCGCGGCCGGGTGGTCGCCGAATCCGCCGTGGCCGAGTGGGACGTTGTTGGCACCGCTGGCGAGGCGCCGCCGGTCTCGTACGCCGCGGCGGACGACTCCGTGGCGCCCGATGGCTACTACACGCTGCTCGCGGGCGGGCACCCGCTGGACGACGGCCAGCGCCGCACGCTCGCAGCCTTCGGGGTGTACCTCGTGGCGATGAGGGAGCGCGCGCAGCTGGCCCACAGCAGGGAGGCCAATCGGCGTCTGGAGGAGGGGAACTCGATCCGCACCGCGATCCTGCAGGCCGTCTCGCATGACCTCCGCACGCCTCTTGCAGGCATCAAGCTCAGCGTGAGCAGCCTCAGGCAGCCGTCCGTCGCGTTCACCCCTGACGAGGAGTCGGAGCTGCTGGGGACCATCGAGGACTACACCGATCGGCTCACCCACGTGGTGGCGAACCTGTTGGACATGTCCCGGATCTCCGCGGACAACGTGCGCCCACTCCTGCGCGCGGTCGCATGGCGGGACGTGCTGCCCCGGGGGCTCGCCGGCCAGGAGCGGGTCGTCGACCTCATCCCCGCCAATGCGCCGGCAGTCGAGGCGGACCCGGTGCTCCTCGAACGGGTCATCGCGAACCTCGTGGAGAATGCCCTCCGGTACGCGCCGGGCGGCGCCGTCGAGCTCATGGCCCGCAGCGGCACCGAGGACTCGGGAGGGAGGCCCTGCGGGGTGCTGCGGGTCGTGGACCACGGTGAGGGCATCCCGCCGGAGGATCTCCTTGCGGTGTTCCGGCCGTTCCAGCGGCTCGGCGACGACACGGCCAAGGGCGGGGTGGGCCTCGGCCTGGCCGTGGCGAAGGGGTTCGTCGAGGCCATGGGCGGGCGGATCGAGGCGGAGGAGACGCCCGGCGGCGGGCTGACCATGTCGGTGTCGCTGCCGCTGTCCGACGGGCCGGCGCGCCCCCAGCCCCACGGGGTGGCCGGATGA
- a CDS encoding cytochrome b/b6 domain-containing protein, giving the protein MPQSAKTPAFTQAPWFRPTAVGVGAVVVLALVVLAAKWMRSTEGVSSFIATYPGHAPLPDWAPEGLPAWLNVLHFLNVMFLVLIVRSGLQVRFVTRPEGFWKRNNKGLIKTKGLPKKITLNLWLHLTLDALWVLNGLVFLVLMFATGHWTRLVPTTWSIFPNALSTAIQYASLDWPLENGWVNYNALQQLTYFLVVFIAAPLAIVTGLRMSAAWPTNQKAPRLNKAYPMEWARALHFPTMAFFVLFVIVHVFLVLTTGALRNLNHMFAAHDGEDWLGFILFAIGLLVIVGLWFLARPLFLRPVASLMGTVTRT; this is encoded by the coding sequence ATGCCACAGTCCGCCAAGACGCCTGCCTTCACCCAAGCGCCCTGGTTCCGGCCGACGGCGGTCGGCGTCGGCGCCGTCGTCGTGCTCGCCCTCGTCGTGCTCGCCGCGAAGTGGATGCGCAGCACCGAGGGGGTCTCGAGCTTCATCGCGACGTACCCCGGGCACGCGCCCCTGCCGGACTGGGCGCCCGAGGGCCTGCCTGCGTGGCTGAACGTGCTGCACTTCCTGAACGTCATGTTCCTCGTGCTGATCGTGCGCTCGGGCCTGCAGGTCAGGTTCGTGACCCGGCCGGAGGGCTTCTGGAAGCGCAACAACAAGGGGCTGATCAAGACCAAGGGCCTGCCCAAGAAGATCACCCTGAACCTGTGGCTGCACCTCACGCTCGACGCGTTGTGGGTCCTCAACGGGCTCGTGTTCCTCGTGCTCATGTTCGCCACGGGGCACTGGACCAGGCTCGTGCCGACCACATGGAGCATCTTCCCGAACGCCCTCTCGACCGCGATCCAGTACGCGTCCCTCGACTGGCCGCTCGAGAACGGGTGGGTCAACTACAACGCACTGCAGCAGCTGACGTACTTCCTGGTCGTCTTCATCGCGGCTCCGCTCGCGATCGTCACGGGCCTGCGCATGTCCGCGGCGTGGCCTACCAACCAGAAGGCGCCGAGGCTCAACAAGGCCTACCCCATGGAGTGGGCCCGCGCGCTGCACTTCCCGACCATGGCGTTCTTCGTCCTGTTCGTGATCGTGCACGTCTTCCTCGTGCTCACCACGGGCGCCCTGCGGAACCTCAACCACATGTTCGCCGCGCACGACGGCGAGGACTGGCTCGGGTTCATCCTGTTCGCCATCGGCCTGCTCGTGATCGTGGGGCTGTGGTTCCTCGCGCGCCCGCTGTTCCTGCGTCCGGTCGCCTCGCTCATGGGGACCGTGACCCGGACCTAG
- a CDS encoding cystathionine gamma-synthase, with translation MPETTGFNTRAVHAGQEFEPRTGAVVPPLHFSSTYAQDGIGGLRSGYEYGRGGNPTRDALQEQLAALEGGRHAYSFSSGLAAEDALIRALCSPGDRIVLGNDAYGGTYRLISRVLGPWGIANSPVDMSDLDRVRKVVDAGARLVWVETPSNPMMKITDITALADIAHDAGALLVVDNTFASPYLQNPLALGADIVVHSTTKYIGGHSDVVGGAVIIGDRAGDDELAEKVGFVQFAVGAVSGPMDAFLTTRGLKTLGVRMERHSENAQKIAEWLVGRPGIEKVLYPGLPDHPGHGLAAKQMRRFGGMISVQFSGGEAAARKVAESTRLFTLAESLGGIESLMNYPSEMTHASVKGTELAVPVNLLRLSVGIEDAEDLIADLDAAMSSL, from the coding sequence ATGCCTGAGACCACCGGATTCAACACCCGCGCCGTCCACGCCGGCCAGGAGTTCGAGCCCCGCACGGGCGCCGTCGTGCCCCCGCTGCACTTCTCCTCGACCTACGCCCAGGACGGGATCGGCGGCCTGCGCTCGGGCTACGAGTACGGCCGCGGCGGCAACCCGACCCGCGACGCGCTCCAGGAGCAGCTCGCCGCGCTCGAGGGCGGGCGCCACGCCTACTCGTTCAGCTCCGGCCTCGCCGCCGAGGACGCCCTCATCCGCGCGCTATGCTCCCCAGGGGATCGGATCGTGCTGGGCAACGACGCCTACGGCGGCACGTACCGCCTCATTTCCCGGGTCCTGGGCCCGTGGGGGATCGCCAACAGCCCCGTTGACATGTCAGATCTGGACCGGGTGCGCAAGGTCGTCGACGCCGGCGCGCGCCTCGTGTGGGTCGAGACGCCGTCCAACCCGATGATGAAGATCACCGATATCACGGCGCTCGCCGACATCGCGCACGACGCCGGGGCCCTCCTTGTCGTGGACAACACCTTTGCGTCCCCCTACTTGCAGAACCCGCTCGCCCTCGGCGCGGACATCGTGGTCCACTCGACGACCAAGTACATCGGCGGGCATTCCGACGTGGTGGGCGGCGCCGTCATCATCGGGGACCGTGCGGGAGACGACGAGCTGGCCGAGAAGGTCGGATTCGTGCAGTTCGCGGTCGGTGCGGTGTCCGGCCCGATGGACGCCTTCCTCACCACCCGTGGCCTCAAGACCCTCGGTGTGCGCATGGAGCGCCACTCGGAGAACGCCCAGAAGATCGCCGAGTGGCTCGTGGGCCGTCCGGGCATCGAGAAGGTCCTGTACCCGGGCCTCCCAGACCACCCCGGCCACGGGCTCGCAGCGAAGCAGATGCGGCGCTTCGGCGGCATGATCTCCGTCCAGTTCTCCGGCGGCGAGGCGGCGGCGCGCAAGGTCGCCGAGTCCACGCGCCTGTTCACGCTCGCCGAGAGCCTCGGCGGCATCGAGTCGCTCATGAACTACCCCTCGGAGATGACGCACGCGTCCGTCAAGGGCACCGAACTGGCCGTTCCGGTGAACCTCCTGCGCCTGTCCGTGGGCATCGAGGACGCCGAGGACCTCATCGCCGACCTCGACGCCGCCATGAGCTCGCTCTAG
- a CDS encoding cystathionine beta-synthase produces the protein MKYANSVVELIGHTPLVKLQKVTEGIKATVLVKLEYLNPGGSIKDRIALKMIEQAEKEGKLAPGGTIVEPTSGNTGVGLALVGQQKGYKCIFVVPDKVGEEKRAVLQAYGAEVVVTPTAVAPDSPQSYYGVSDRLVTEIPGAFKPDQFSNPGAPGSHYETTGPEIWADTDGRVTHVVIGAGTGGTITGTGRYLKDISKDRPEAEGGQVRVIGADPEGSIYSGGTGRPYFVEGVGEDMWPENYDKSVPDEVLAVSDAESFAMTRRLAREEGLLVGGSSGMAVVAALRTAKDLPEEAVVVVILPDSGRGYLAKIFNDDWMRSYGFLPGHDEKTVGELLEGKDGRLPDLVHTHPTETVRDVIDIMTEYGVSHLPVLSAEPPVVMGEVLGAVDERSLSAKLFRGEAKLTDKISEHMGARLAVIGSLEGQAALRDVLSREDAVMVTFVGAPVGILTRHDLLANLNK, from the coding sequence GTGAAGTATGCCAACTCCGTCGTCGAACTCATCGGGCACACGCCCCTCGTCAAGCTCCAGAAGGTCACTGAGGGCATCAAGGCGACGGTTCTGGTCAAACTCGAGTACCTCAACCCCGGGGGGTCCATCAAGGACCGCATCGCCCTGAAGATGATCGAGCAGGCCGAGAAGGAGGGCAAGCTCGCCCCCGGCGGGACCATCGTCGAGCCCACGAGCGGCAACACCGGAGTCGGCCTGGCCCTCGTGGGGCAGCAGAAGGGCTACAAGTGCATCTTCGTGGTCCCGGACAAGGTAGGGGAGGAGAAGCGGGCCGTCCTCCAGGCGTACGGCGCCGAGGTCGTCGTGACCCCCACGGCCGTGGCCCCCGATTCCCCGCAGTCCTACTACGGCGTCTCCGACCGCCTCGTGACCGAGATCCCCGGGGCGTTCAAGCCTGACCAGTTCTCCAACCCCGGCGCCCCCGGGAGCCATTACGAGACCACGGGCCCCGAGATCTGGGCGGACACGGACGGCAGGGTCACGCACGTGGTGATCGGCGCCGGGACGGGTGGCACGATCACAGGGACCGGCCGGTACCTCAAGGACATCAGCAAGGACCGTCCCGAGGCCGAGGGCGGGCAGGTCAGGGTCATCGGCGCGGACCCCGAGGGATCCATCTACTCCGGCGGGACGGGCCGCCCGTACTTCGTCGAGGGTGTCGGCGAGGACATGTGGCCCGAGAACTACGACAAGTCGGTGCCCGACGAGGTCCTCGCCGTTTCCGACGCCGAGTCGTTCGCCATGACCCGGCGGCTCGCCCGCGAGGAGGGCCTCCTCGTCGGCGGATCCTCCGGCATGGCCGTGGTCGCGGCCCTGCGCACGGCGAAGGACTTGCCGGAGGAGGCTGTCGTCGTCGTGATCCTGCCGGATTCCGGCCGCGGCTACCTCGCGAAGATCTTCAACGACGACTGGATGCGCTCGTACGGCTTCCTGCCCGGGCACGATGAGAAGACCGTCGGCGAGCTGCTCGAGGGCAAGGACGGCCGCCTCCCCGATCTCGTCCACACGCATCCCACCGAGACGGTCCGCGACGTCATCGACATCATGACCGAGTACGGGGTGAGCCACCTGCCGGTCCTCTCGGCGGAGCCGCCCGTGGTCATGGGCGAGGTCCTCGGCGCCGTAGACGAGCGCTCGCTCTCCGCCAAGCTCTTCCGCGGCGAGGCCAAGCTCACCGACAAGATCTCCGAGCACATGGGCGCCCGGCTGGCCGTGATCGGCTCGCTCGAGGGCCAGGCCGCCCTACGGGACGTGCTCAGCCGCGAAGACGCCGTCATGGTCACCTTCGTCGGCGCCCCGGTCGGCATCCTGACCCGTCACGACCTCCTGGCCAACCTCAACAAGTAA
- a CDS encoding DNA polymerase Y family protein yields the protein MTAAVPRALVVWFPDWPLVAAHLAGEVPDRSAAAVIDKGLVAVCSAEARSAGVVRGLRVREAQVRCPDLVAVPADPARAEREFEPVVRALEGAVPGVDVLRPGLCAVRARGAAKYYGGEEAAGGAALEAASGLGLEARAGIADSVFAAEEAARCTGELAALRIIGAGDSAAFLAPLPVAALGDSRLGSLLTRLGLHTLGDFAALPSPEVRSRFGPEGLVAHAKARGQDPRAVVPRVPPAPLDREAEFEPGLARVDQIAFALRPVAEDFIAGLADAGLACTQLRVQITDDSGARSERSWGHPHQFSPGDAVERVRWQLQSAPGPSPRHGGHWRTTGESMSAPVVRVRLVPEKVDLIGRRTQTLFGGVDERLDHGLHRLQTMLGHGSVLHAAPAGGRLLAERCLLVPWGEEAPPGTAERASRPWPGAVPPPLPATVFPEPMPVSLLGDDARPLRVDARGGLTAAPAWFVPGPQGERRAVRSWAGPWPLRERWWDAAEARRAERFQILDGEGEAWLLLGEDGRWWAEARYD from the coding sequence ATGACGGCGGCGGTGCCGAGGGCCCTGGTCGTCTGGTTCCCGGACTGGCCCCTCGTCGCAGCCCATCTGGCGGGCGAGGTCCCGGACCGCAGCGCGGCCGCCGTGATCGACAAGGGCCTCGTGGCCGTGTGCTCGGCCGAGGCACGCTCCGCCGGGGTGGTCAGAGGGCTGCGGGTCCGCGAGGCGCAGGTGCGGTGCCCAGACCTCGTCGCGGTCCCGGCTGATCCGGCGCGCGCCGAGCGCGAGTTCGAGCCCGTGGTGCGGGCGCTCGAGGGCGCCGTCCCGGGCGTCGACGTGCTCCGGCCAGGCCTGTGCGCGGTGCGGGCCAGGGGCGCCGCCAAGTACTACGGCGGCGAGGAGGCCGCTGGAGGCGCGGCGCTCGAGGCCGCGTCCGGGCTCGGGCTCGAGGCCCGCGCCGGGATCGCGGATTCGGTCTTCGCGGCGGAGGAGGCGGCCCGGTGCACCGGGGAGCTCGCGGCCCTGCGGATCATCGGGGCCGGGGACTCCGCCGCGTTCCTGGCGCCGCTGCCGGTCGCGGCCCTCGGCGACTCGCGGCTGGGATCCCTGCTGACGCGCCTCGGCCTGCACACCCTCGGCGACTTCGCTGCGCTGCCCTCTCCGGAGGTCCGGTCCCGCTTCGGCCCCGAGGGGCTCGTGGCCCACGCCAAGGCACGCGGTCAGGATCCCCGCGCCGTGGTGCCCCGGGTCCCGCCCGCTCCGCTCGACCGGGAGGCGGAGTTCGAGCCGGGGCTGGCCCGGGTCGACCAGATCGCGTTCGCCCTGCGTCCCGTCGCCGAGGACTTCATCGCGGGCCTCGCGGACGCAGGGCTCGCCTGCACCCAGCTGCGCGTCCAGATCACGGACGATTCGGGCGCCAGATCGGAGCGCTCGTGGGGCCATCCCCACCAGTTCTCCCCGGGCGACGCCGTAGAGCGGGTCCGGTGGCAGCTCCAGTCCGCGCCGGGCCCTTCGCCCCGACACGGCGGCCACTGGCGCACCACCGGGGAGTCGATGTCCGCGCCGGTGGTCCGGGTGCGGCTGGTCCCGGAGAAGGTCGACCTGATCGGCCGGCGGACCCAGACCCTGTTCGGAGGCGTCGACGAGCGCCTCGACCACGGCCTGCACCGGCTCCAGACCATGCTCGGCCACGGTTCCGTGCTGCACGCGGCACCGGCGGGCGGGAGGCTGCTCGCGGAGCGGTGCCTCCTCGTGCCGTGGGGCGAGGAGGCACCGCCCGGCACGGCCGAGCGGGCCTCACGGCCATGGCCCGGTGCCGTCCCGCCGCCGCTGCCGGCCACGGTGTTCCCGGAGCCCATGCCCGTGTCACTGCTCGGCGACGACGCACGGCCCCTCAGGGTTGATGCCCGCGGTGGCCTGACCGCGGCACCCGCATGGTTCGTGCCCGGCCCCCAGGGCGAGCGGCGGGCGGTCCGCAGCTGGGCCGGCCCCTGGCCCCTGCGCGAGAGATGGTGGGACGCCGCCGAGGCGCGCCGCGCCGAACGCTTCCAGATCCTCGACGGCGAGGGGGAGGCCTGGCTCCTACTCGGCGAGGACGGCCGCTGGTGGGCGGAGGCCCGCTATGACTGA